In Saprospiraceae bacterium, a genomic segment contains:
- a CDS encoding DUF1801 domain-containing protein translates to MAKTKNKPYGSIKFQNIDQYHNAFSEPVKTRLNEIRDIIQQTAPQAEECISYNIPTYKLNGNLVHYAAFKSHLGFYPAPEAITLFKKELEPYKTSKGAIQFPFEQELPVGLIKRIVQHRVQVMQHKI, encoded by the coding sequence ATGGCCAAAACAAAGAACAAACCATACGGAAGTATTAAATTTCAAAACATCGATCAGTATCATAATGCTTTTTCAGAACCTGTAAAAACTCGCTTAAATGAAATAAGAGACATCATTCAACAAACTGCACCACAAGCGGAAGAATGCATAAGTTATAATATTCCGACATATAAGCTCAATGGAAACTTGGTACACTATGCGGCTTTTAAGTCACATCTGGGATTTTATCCGGCTCCGGAAGCCATTACTTTATTCAAAAAGGAACTGGAGCCTTATAAAACTTCAAAAGGTGCTATACAATTTCCTTTTGAACAGGAATTGCCAGTCGGATTGATCAAACGCATTGTTCAACATCGCGTTCAGGTCATGCAGCATAAAATTTGA